Proteins co-encoded in one Opitutus terrae PB90-1 genomic window:
- a CDS encoding type I polyketide synthase: protein MKHDETVELDGIAIIGLAVRFPGADSVEQFWANLRAGKESVSFFSDDELRAAGVDPATLAQPGYVKANGVLRDADKFDASFFGISPREAEAMDPQHRVFLELAWEALERAGYDPARTPGRVGVFAGAGLSTYLLKNLAPNRALVDSAGELPLLLGNNKDFVPTRVSYKLDLRGPSVNVNSACSTSLVATHLAGQSLLDYHCDLALAGGVSIQVPQVQGYRHTEGAIGSPDGHCRAFDAQARGTVSGNGAGIVVLKRLAEALADGDTIHAVIRGSAVNNDGADKVGFTAPSISGQSQVIAEALEVAGVSPAEISYVEAHGTGTELGDPIEMAALTQVFGTGHDRAAKCALGSVKTNLGHLDEAAGAAGLAKTVLALAHRELPPSLHFSTPNPKIDFAASAFAVNAQLTPWRTAPGVPRRAGVSSFGLGGTNAHVVLEEAPALRPTTPGRSQQLLVLSAKTERARNDAAQNLARHLELNPDADLADVSFTLAQGRQPFAHRRTIVARDAAEAVRALRAEPSARTSPASDVAPEVVFLFSGQGSQYPRMLAGLYATEPVIRREIDRGAEWLRPHLGFNLRELLASSDAAAAARLRQTAVAQPVLFLADYALAQLWRSWGIEPAALVGHSLGEYVAACVAGVFSFEDALGLVAARGALMQAQPPGGMLAVGLGEEPAAAVAAAHGLVIAAVNAGNACVLSGPLAAIEETARELAARDIAATRLETSHAFHSPMMEPVLAPLAAKVRAVERHAPRIPVASNVTGRWLTAEEARDPEYWARQVRAPVRFADNVTLVRERPGRILLEVGPGRALASMAQRVAKDTRVLTSLRTAAQSVDDLAHLLTTAGRLWEAGVEMDWTKFFAGQVRRRVVLPTYPFQRQRYWIEPPKPATSTPRDTVVTAEAAPASEPTHAMLASGLSELLAAETRAASRADCVEAPTYASFARALETWCGEVLYHYVTAGRTIAAGERESAAALRQRHRVLPAFTKAFDSFLHALAADGYLRHEGDDVVWLRASATVPSVARGREALLARFAEFRGIVRLVDHCTAHYAAALSGEIQAITVLYPDGSSELLESTARDAVRHTNKDVYIETLKAAIDQRLAAAGGRRVRILEVGVGDGLLAGRIAPGLQGRNVEYVATDLSRAFVAKAERAAVAAGLDFVRFGVLDISCDPVAQGFAAGAFDLVICLDVVHATPRLAETLGHLRTLLAPGGWLGVIEKVRAERWVDLVWGLAEGWWYFADADLRQHGPLLPAERWEALLRRGGFADVAVLPQTAQARATSDYALLLAEAPRAPRAAGADPAGQTRAAELSKWFYAPGWKPVPAPAPEEAHRGARVLVLLDDGGLGQALAEWLQRNGAVVTTAPAAAVRTIENWRVLLAGLGGAPTRIVHLGAATRDERTVRAKQFVHDLAQLAGALVGGTDPCTLTLVTRRGCAVQADEAVHPTKALLVGPLRVIPLECPHVAVRLVDVDTGDAPALDALTSEVESEPRAALVAWRNGQRWIETLERRPLAEAVGANQGLRERGVYLITGGFGSMGRAFARELAQSVRARLVLVGRHVDGEQQRRVLAEIVAAGGEAIAVQADVSNAVQVAHAVKTAREHFGAVHGVFHTAGVYDQGVMWERSPSAIDATLAPKVDGTLALSEALAGERLDLFVVCSSLASLRPVAGQVDYAAANAFLDAWAGEHARRTRTRTISIAWGMWQELGMMEHASIAPAQQQAVRDEIAREGWAQAGIAAWRRVLAHAPSGVVIVSPQPLRAPGWLGHPLLRERCDEQGRTDYVAHLDPRRHWVADEHRLDGRAVLPGTAYLELAHAAFVEHTGATAVELSEVYFLSPLVLERDEPREVRVVLHGDTFVVISRIGPDEWIEHARGEVRIATGAAAEAVARAEPLTACPVPDDAVRFGPRWRNLQELAFGERSGTATLALASEFANDVGGYRLHPALLDMATGFITLRHPLPDSLPFGYRRVIVRGPLPARLRSHVRVVDRGETTLELAATLTDEAGQTRVEIEGYQLRRTAVARAEPAADNVRLAIGGGQGLAESLQLVRAARRAPAAEEIEIQVEAAGLNFIEVLYALGLLPVAPELEEAFGLECAGRIVRVGSGVSGWAPGDEVIGYANGCFAQYVAAPVRAIARRPAGVSAVEAATLPAAFATAHHALVTQGRLARGERVLIHAAAGGVGQAAVQIARHVGAEIFATAGSPAKRAALRAMGVEHVMDSRTLAFADDVRAATGGRGVDVVLNSLGGEFLRASLELVAPHGRFLELGKRDLLRGGALELKPFARIISFIVIDVGPDLPGFPALWREVAEHFERGIYRPLPVTAFRLSEPQHAFEFMAAAKHIGKIVLTVDAPEMRARAMSQRRPSRGRSLAAILGVSESAAEMPPPTAVVVEPSRGHERPELATAYVEPADETERKIAAVWSELLGVARVGTQDNFFELHGDSLLAAQVVARLHVAVGVKLPLSALFDAPTVAGLATRVRGSAAAPQVTRTAGKPLVGAQEEGEI from the coding sequence ATGAAGCACGACGAGACGGTGGAACTGGACGGCATTGCGATCATCGGACTGGCGGTGCGTTTTCCCGGCGCGGACTCGGTCGAGCAATTCTGGGCGAACCTGCGCGCCGGCAAGGAATCGGTGTCATTCTTCAGCGACGACGAACTGCGGGCGGCGGGCGTCGATCCCGCGACCCTCGCGCAGCCGGGTTACGTGAAGGCCAACGGTGTGCTGCGCGATGCGGACAAATTCGACGCGAGCTTTTTCGGCATTTCGCCGCGCGAGGCGGAGGCGATGGATCCGCAGCACCGGGTGTTTCTCGAATTGGCGTGGGAGGCGTTGGAGCGGGCCGGCTACGACCCGGCGCGAACGCCGGGGCGAGTTGGCGTGTTTGCCGGCGCGGGGCTCAGCACGTATTTGTTGAAAAACCTTGCGCCGAATCGCGCGCTGGTCGACTCGGCGGGCGAACTGCCGCTGCTGTTGGGCAACAACAAGGACTTCGTGCCCACGCGCGTGTCCTACAAACTCGACCTGCGCGGCCCGAGCGTGAACGTGAACTCCGCCTGTTCGACCTCGCTCGTGGCGACGCACCTCGCGGGTCAGAGCCTGCTCGACTATCACTGCGACCTCGCGCTGGCCGGCGGCGTGTCGATTCAGGTGCCGCAGGTGCAGGGCTATCGGCACACCGAGGGCGCGATCGGTTCGCCGGACGGACATTGCCGGGCGTTTGATGCGCAGGCGCGCGGGACGGTGAGCGGCAACGGCGCGGGCATCGTCGTGTTGAAGCGGCTCGCCGAGGCGCTGGCGGATGGCGACACCATCCACGCGGTGATTCGCGGTTCGGCGGTGAACAACGACGGCGCCGACAAGGTTGGCTTCACCGCACCGAGCATCAGCGGACAGAGTCAGGTGATCGCGGAGGCACTTGAAGTTGCCGGAGTGAGTCCGGCGGAGATTTCGTACGTCGAGGCCCATGGGACCGGCACCGAGTTGGGCGATCCGATCGAAATGGCGGCACTCACGCAGGTGTTCGGCACCGGGCACGACCGCGCGGCGAAGTGCGCGTTGGGTTCGGTGAAGACGAACCTCGGGCACCTCGACGAGGCGGCGGGGGCGGCCGGGTTGGCGAAGACGGTGCTCGCGCTGGCGCATCGCGAGCTGCCGCCGAGCCTGCATTTCTCCACGCCCAATCCAAAGATCGATTTCGCGGCGAGCGCGTTTGCGGTCAACGCGCAGCTCACACCGTGGCGCACCGCGCCGGGCGTGCCGCGGCGCGCCGGTGTGAGTTCGTTCGGACTCGGCGGCACGAACGCGCACGTCGTGCTTGAGGAGGCGCCGGCGCTGCGGCCGACCACGCCTGGTCGATCGCAGCAGCTACTCGTGCTGTCGGCCAAAACCGAACGCGCACGGAACGACGCGGCGCAGAATCTGGCGCGCCACTTGGAACTGAATCCGGACGCGGACCTCGCGGATGTCAGCTTCACGCTGGCGCAGGGCCGGCAGCCATTTGCGCACCGGCGGACGATCGTGGCGCGGGACGCGGCCGAAGCGGTGCGCGCGTTGCGGGCTGAACCGTCGGCGCGGACCTCGCCGGCGAGCGACGTGGCGCCGGAGGTGGTGTTCCTGTTTTCCGGCCAGGGTTCGCAATATCCGCGAATGCTGGCGGGCCTGTATGCGACGGAACCGGTGATCCGCCGCGAGATCGACCGCGGCGCGGAGTGGCTGCGGCCGCACCTGGGCTTCAACCTGCGCGAACTGCTGGCGTCGTCGGACGCGGCCGCGGCGGCGCGGCTGCGGCAGACGGCGGTCGCGCAGCCGGTGCTATTTCTGGCGGACTACGCGCTGGCGCAGCTGTGGCGCAGCTGGGGGATCGAACCGGCCGCACTCGTCGGACACAGCCTCGGCGAATATGTCGCGGCGTGCGTGGCCGGCGTGTTTTCTTTCGAGGACGCGCTGGGCCTCGTGGCGGCGCGCGGCGCGTTGATGCAGGCGCAGCCGCCAGGCGGGATGCTGGCGGTGGGGCTCGGTGAAGAGCCGGCGGCGGCGGTCGCAGCGGCGCATGGGCTGGTCATCGCGGCGGTGAATGCGGGCAACGCCTGCGTGCTCTCGGGCCCGCTCGCCGCGATTGAGGAGACCGCGCGCGAGTTGGCCGCGCGGGACATCGCCGCCACGCGGCTCGAGACCTCGCACGCGTTTCATTCGCCGATGATGGAGCCGGTCCTCGCGCCGCTGGCGGCGAAGGTCCGCGCGGTGGAGCGCCACGCACCGCGAATTCCGGTGGCGTCCAACGTCACGGGGCGGTGGCTTACGGCGGAGGAAGCGCGCGATCCGGAGTACTGGGCGCGGCAGGTGCGGGCGCCGGTGCGGTTCGCGGACAACGTTACGCTCGTGCGGGAGCGACCGGGGCGGATCCTGCTCGAGGTCGGGCCGGGCCGCGCGCTCGCGTCGATGGCGCAACGCGTGGCGAAGGATACGCGGGTGCTGACCTCGCTGCGCACGGCGGCGCAGAGCGTCGACGATCTGGCACACCTGCTCACCACCGCGGGCCGGCTGTGGGAGGCGGGCGTCGAGATGGATTGGACGAAGTTTTTCGCCGGGCAGGTCCGGCGGCGGGTCGTGCTGCCGACGTATCCGTTCCAGCGCCAGCGATATTGGATCGAGCCGCCGAAGCCGGCCACAAGCACGCCGCGCGACACGGTCGTTACAGCGGAGGCGGCGCCGGCGTCCGAGCCGACGCACGCGATGCTGGCGAGCGGATTGTCCGAACTGCTCGCCGCGGAGACGCGGGCGGCGAGCCGGGCTGATTGCGTGGAGGCGCCGACCTACGCGAGCTTCGCGCGCGCGCTGGAAACGTGGTGCGGCGAGGTGTTGTATCACTACGTCACGGCTGGGCGGACGATCGCTGCGGGAGAGCGGGAGAGTGCGGCGGCGCTCCGGCAACGCCATCGGGTCCTGCCGGCGTTCACGAAGGCGTTCGACTCTTTCCTGCACGCTTTGGCAGCGGACGGGTATCTCCGCCACGAGGGGGATGACGTGGTGTGGTTGCGCGCGTCGGCGACGGTTCCCTCCGTCGCGCGCGGCCGCGAAGCGCTGCTGGCGCGGTTTGCGGAGTTTCGCGGAATCGTCCGACTGGTCGATCACTGCACGGCGCACTATGCGGCGGCCCTGTCCGGCGAAATCCAGGCGATCACGGTGCTGTATCCCGACGGCAGCTCCGAGTTGCTCGAATCAACCGCGCGCGACGCGGTGCGGCACACGAACAAGGACGTTTACATCGAGACGTTGAAGGCGGCGATCGACCAGCGGCTGGCGGCGGCGGGCGGCCGGCGCGTGCGGATCCTGGAGGTGGGCGTGGGCGACGGGCTGCTGGCCGGCCGGATTGCGCCGGGCCTGCAGGGGCGGAACGTCGAGTATGTCGCCACGGACCTGAGCCGGGCGTTCGTGGCCAAGGCCGAGCGAGCGGCAGTGGCGGCAGGGCTGGACTTCGTGAGGTTCGGCGTGCTGGACATTTCGTGCGATCCGGTCGCGCAAGGGTTCGCCGCGGGTGCGTTCGATCTGGTGATCTGCCTCGACGTGGTGCACGCGACGCCGCGGCTGGCGGAGACGCTGGGGCATTTGCGCACGCTGCTCGCGCCCGGCGGCTGGCTGGGGGTCATCGAAAAAGTCCGCGCCGAGCGCTGGGTGGATCTGGTCTGGGGGCTGGCGGAAGGCTGGTGGTATTTTGCCGATGCCGACCTGCGGCAGCACGGGCCGCTGCTGCCGGCCGAGCGGTGGGAAGCGCTGCTTCGGCGCGGGGGATTTGCGGACGTGGCGGTGTTGCCGCAGACCGCGCAAGCGCGCGCGACGAGCGATTATGCGCTGCTGCTGGCGGAAGCGCCACGCGCGCCGCGGGCGGCAGGTGCGGATCCAGCTGGCCAGACGAGAGCCGCGGAACTTTCGAAATGGTTCTACGCGCCGGGCTGGAAGCCGGTGCCGGCGCCTGCGCCCGAGGAAGCGCATCGCGGCGCGCGCGTGCTCGTGCTGCTCGACGACGGCGGTCTGGGCCAGGCGTTGGCTGAGTGGCTGCAGCGGAACGGCGCGGTGGTGACGACGGCCCCGGCTGCGGCGGTGCGGACGATCGAAAACTGGCGGGTGCTGCTCGCGGGCCTTGGCGGAGCACCGACGCGGATCGTGCATCTCGGCGCGGCGACACGCGACGAACGAACGGTACGCGCAAAGCAGTTCGTTCACGATCTCGCCCAGCTCGCGGGCGCGCTGGTGGGCGGCACGGACCCGTGCACGCTCACGCTCGTCACCCGGCGGGGATGCGCGGTGCAGGCGGACGAGGCGGTCCATCCCACGAAGGCGCTGCTCGTCGGGCCGCTGCGCGTGATTCCGCTCGAGTGTCCGCACGTGGCCGTGCGGCTGGTTGATGTGGACACCGGCGACGCGCCGGCGCTGGACGCACTGACGAGCGAGGTGGAGAGCGAGCCGCGGGCGGCGCTGGTCGCGTGGCGGAACGGGCAGCGCTGGATAGAGACGCTGGAAAGGCGGCCGCTCGCGGAGGCAGTTGGTGCGAACCAAGGGCTGCGGGAGCGCGGCGTCTATTTGATCACGGGTGGATTTGGTTCGATGGGCCGGGCGTTCGCGCGCGAGCTGGCGCAATCGGTGCGTGCGCGGCTGGTGCTCGTCGGCCGGCACGTAGACGGAGAGCAACAGCGGCGGGTGCTGGCGGAAATAGTGGCGGCGGGAGGCGAGGCGATCGCGGTGCAGGCCGACGTGTCCAACGCGGTCCAGGTGGCGCACGCGGTGAAGACCGCGCGCGAGCACTTCGGCGCGGTGCACGGGGTGTTTCATACCGCGGGCGTGTATGATCAGGGCGTGATGTGGGAACGGTCGCCGAGCGCGATCGACGCCACGCTCGCGCCAAAAGTGGACGGCACGCTGGCGCTGTCCGAGGCGCTGGCGGGCGAGCGGCTCGATCTTTTCGTGGTCTGTTCATCGCTTGCCTCGCTGCGACCGGTCGCGGGACAGGTGGATTACGCCGCGGCCAACGCGTTTCTCGATGCTTGGGCGGGGGAACACGCCCGGCGGACCCGCACCCGGACGATCTCGATCGCGTGGGGAATGTGGCAGGAGTTGGGGATGATGGAGCATGCAAGCATTGCGCCGGCGCAGCAGCAGGCGGTGCGCGACGAAATCGCGCGCGAGGGCTGGGCGCAGGCGGGCATCGCCGCGTGGCGTCGAGTTCTGGCGCATGCGCCGAGTGGCGTGGTGATCGTTTCGCCGCAGCCGCTGCGCGCGCCCGGCTGGCTCGGTCATCCGCTGCTGCGGGAGCGTTGCGACGAGCAAGGCCGCACCGACTATGTGGCTCATCTCGATCCGCGGCGGCACTGGGTGGCCGACGAACACCGGCTCGACGGTCGGGCGGTGCTGCCGGGCACGGCGTACCTCGAGCTGGCGCACGCGGCCTTTGTGGAGCACACCGGCGCCACGGCCGTCGAGTTGAGCGAGGTCTATTTCCTCAGCCCATTGGTGCTCGAGCGTGACGAGCCGCGCGAGGTGCGCGTGGTGTTGCACGGCGACACGTTTGTGGTGATCAGCCGGATTGGTCCGGACGAGTGGATCGAGCACGCGCGTGGGGAAGTGCGCATCGCGACCGGCGCGGCGGCGGAGGCCGTGGCCCGGGCCGAGCCGCTCACGGCGTGTCCGGTGCCCGACGACGCGGTGCGGTTCGGACCGCGCTGGCGAAACCTGCAGGAGCTGGCGTTTGGCGAGCGGAGCGGAACGGCAACGCTCGCGCTAGCGTCGGAGTTTGCGAACGACGTTGGCGGTTATCGGCTGCATCCGGCGCTGCTCGATATGGCGACCGGTTTCATCACGCTGCGCCATCCGCTGCCGGACAGCCTGCCTTTCGGCTATCGGCGTGTCATCGTCCGCGGACCGCTGCCGGCACGACTGCGCAGTCACGTCCGCGTGGTTGACCGAGGCGAGACTACGCTGGAGCTCGCGGCGACGTTGACGGACGAGGCCGGGCAGACGCGCGTGGAGATTGAGGGCTATCAACTGCGGCGGACCGCCGTGGCCCGCGCGGAGCCGGCGGCGGACAACGTGCGGCTGGCGATCGGCGGCGGGCAGGGGCTCGCCGAATCGCTGCAGCTCGTGCGCGCGGCGCGCCGTGCGCCGGCGGCGGAGGAGATTGAGATCCAAGTCGAGGCGGCCGGGCTGAATTTCATCGAGGTGCTGTATGCGCTCGGACTGCTGCCGGTGGCGCCGGAACTGGAGGAGGCCTTTGGACTGGAGTGCGCTGGTCGGATCGTGCGCGTGGGCTCGGGCGTCAGCGGGTGGGCGCCTGGCGACGAGGTGATCGGCTATGCGAACGGCTGCTTCGCCCAGTATGTGGCGGCTCCGGTTCGGGCGATTGCGCGCCGGCCGGCTGGGGTGAGCGCGGTGGAAGCCGCTACGCTGCCGGCGGCGTTTGCGACCGCGCATCATGCGCTGGTGACGCAGGGGCGGCTCGCGCGCGGCGAGCGCGTGCTGATCCATGCGGCGGCGGGCGGCGTGGGCCAGGCCGCGGTGCAGATCGCGCGACACGTGGGAGCGGAGATTTTCGCGACGGCCGGCTCGCCGGCAAAGCGCGCGGCGCTGCGCGCGATGGGCGTGGAGCACGTGATGGACTCACGCACGCTCGCATTCGCCGACGACGTGCGGGCGGCGACAGGTGGCCGCGGCGTGGACGTGGTGCTCAACTCGCTCGGCGGCGAGTTCCTGCGCGCGAGCTTGGAACTCGTCGCGCCGCACGGACGGTTCCTGGAACTCGGCAAACGCGACCTCCTTCGCGGCGGCGCGCTCGAGCTGAAGCCGTTCGCACGGATCATCTCTTTCATCGTGATCGACGTGGGGCCCGACCTGCCGGGGTTCCCCGCGCTGTGGCGCGAGGTCGCCGAGCATTTCGAGCGTGGCATCTATCGACCGCTGCCGGTGACAGCGTTTCGGCTGAGCGAGCCGCAGCATGCGTTCGAGTTCATGGCGGCGGCGAAGCACATCGGGAAGATTGTGCTGACGGTGGACGCGCCCGAGATGCGTGCGCGCGCGATGTCCCAACGGAGGCCGTCGCGCGGACGGAGCCTCGCGGCAATCCTGGGTGTGAGTGAATCCGCTGCGGAAATGCCGCCGCCGACCGCCGTCGTGGTCGAGCCCTCTCGCGGGCACGAGCGGCCGGAGCTGGCGACCGCGTACGTCGAGCCGGCGGATGAGACCGAGCGGAAGATCGCGGCGGTGTGGTCGGAGTTGCTCGGCGTCGCGCGCGTGGGGACACAGGACAACTTCTTCGAACTGCATGGCGACTCGCTGCTGGCGGCGCAGGTGGTGGCCCGGCTGCACGTCGCCGTGGGCGTGAAGCTGCCGTTGAGCGCGCTCTTTGATGCACCGACGGTGGCCGGACTGGCGACGCGCGTGCGCGGCTCCGCGGCGGCACCGCAGGTGACGAGGACGGCGGGCAAGCCGCTCGTGGGCGCGCAGGAGGAGGGCGAGATATGA
- a CDS encoding non-ribosomal peptide synthetase, which yields MSAPALLEELARLRVELWVEDGTRLRYRAPVGALTPEYLARLKQHKAEIIAALAAHASEPERIPRLPDAPSYALSQAQWRLWVLTQLENAAAAYRIPLHFELLGPVRREVVERVFMTLVARHEALRTSFTLVDGEPRQVVHPRLELAIGFADLSAAADPVGEARARGRAQTVRPFDLTRDPLLRVELLRLAPERHVVLFTLHHIIADGTSVGVLVREFSELYAAFAAGRENPLPPLRIHYRDYAAWQNTQLRAGGLEPQRRYWHDRLGGELPVLDLPTDRPRPAAPTFRGGELPFTLTRTQLDALRALAQRHQASLFMVLTALVKVLLHRHTGQNDIIVGSPIAGRTDPELEPQVGFYVNTLALRDRVEPGQTFAELLRAVRQTTLEAFDHSLYPFDFLVNELPLKRDLSRSPILDVMVVLQNQDERARPMNGVTLRSFLEPSDTAKLDLTFLFKAFDDRLQGAIEYNCDLYGADRIERMAAQFAVLADAVLADPGTAVGRLELLSGAERRQVVAEFQGAAGEWASGRTLVSWFEAQVAQTPDAIAVSGEGAALSYGELNARANRLAWRLRRAGVGPEARVGMYFERTVDLVVGIVAILKAGGAYVPFDPVYPAERIGFMLRDAAPRVLLTQQKHEAFCRGLVADGTELVCADDRSLVGERTDNLRVDVRPEQAAYVIYTSGSTGQPKGCVVEHRQVVRLFEATQAWYRFGREDVWTLFHSYAFDFSVWELWGALLYGGRLVVVPFETSRSPEAFLELLRQEKVTVLNQTPSAFRGLMAADESARPAPLSLRYVIFGGEALEPASLAPWWERHGDEQPQLVNMYGITETTVHVTYRPLRRADGENGSVIGRPIPDLRLYVLDAFQQPVPIGVVGEIYVGGAGVARGYLNRPELTAERFVPDRLGGRPGATLYRSGDLARWRADGELEYLGRADHQVKIRGFRIELGEIEAALASHPAVRSALVLLREERGDKSLAAYVVWRGEPVAPAVLRAHVGERVPEYMVPADIVGLAAFPLTPNGKVDRRALPAPDAAARVTAKAFVVPKTPAEIAVAAIWAEVLGVARVGAEDNFFELGGHSLKATQVVARLRASYGDVVTIADVFRCPTVASLAARVAAAPRTAPAPIAPATAEELEMLNE from the coding sequence ATGAGCGCGCCGGCGTTGCTCGAAGAGCTGGCACGACTCCGCGTGGAGCTGTGGGTCGAGGACGGCACGCGGCTGCGTTATCGCGCGCCGGTCGGCGCGCTGACGCCCGAGTACCTCGCGCGACTGAAGCAACACAAGGCCGAGATCATCGCCGCGCTGGCCGCGCACGCGAGCGAGCCGGAACGAATTCCGCGGCTGCCGGACGCGCCGAGCTATGCGCTCTCGCAAGCGCAGTGGCGGCTCTGGGTGCTGACGCAGCTGGAGAACGCGGCGGCGGCATACCGTATCCCGCTGCATTTCGAGCTGCTCGGGCCGGTGCGGCGAGAGGTAGTCGAGCGCGTGTTCATGACGCTGGTGGCGCGGCACGAGGCGCTGCGCACAAGTTTCACGCTGGTCGACGGCGAGCCGCGGCAGGTGGTGCATCCGCGCCTGGAGCTGGCGATCGGATTCGCCGACCTGAGCGCCGCGGCCGATCCGGTCGGCGAGGCGCGCGCGCGCGGGCGGGCGCAGACGGTGCGGCCATTCGATCTCACGCGGGATCCGCTGTTGCGCGTGGAACTGCTGCGACTCGCGCCGGAGCGGCACGTCGTGCTGTTCACGCTGCACCACATCATCGCCGACGGCACGAGCGTCGGCGTGCTGGTGCGCGAGTTTTCGGAACTGTATGCGGCGTTTGCGGCGGGACGGGAGAATCCGCTGCCGCCGCTGCGGATCCACTATCGCGATTACGCGGCGTGGCAGAACACGCAGTTGCGCGCCGGAGGGTTGGAACCGCAGCGGCGGTATTGGCACGATCGGCTCGGCGGTGAGTTGCCGGTGCTGGACTTGCCTACCGACCGGCCGCGGCCGGCGGCGCCGACGTTCCGCGGCGGTGAGCTGCCCTTCACGTTGACGCGGACGCAACTGGATGCATTGCGGGCGCTCGCGCAGCGGCATCAGGCGTCGCTTTTCATGGTGTTGACCGCGCTGGTGAAGGTGCTGCTGCACCGCCACACCGGGCAGAACGACATCATCGTCGGTAGTCCGATTGCGGGGCGCACGGATCCCGAGCTGGAGCCGCAGGTGGGATTCTATGTGAACACGCTCGCGCTGCGCGACCGGGTCGAGCCGGGGCAGACCTTCGCGGAGCTGCTGCGTGCGGTGCGACAAACCACGCTCGAGGCATTCGATCACTCGCTCTATCCGTTCGATTTCCTGGTGAATGAACTGCCGCTGAAACGCGACCTGAGCCGTTCGCCGATCTTGGATGTGATGGTGGTGCTGCAAAACCAGGACGAGCGGGCGCGGCCGATGAACGGAGTGACGCTGCGGTCGTTTCTGGAGCCGTCGGACACGGCGAAGCTGGACCTGACGTTCTTGTTCAAGGCGTTCGACGACCGGCTGCAGGGGGCGATCGAATACAACTGCGATCTTTACGGGGCGGATCGGATCGAGCGGATGGCGGCACAGTTCGCCGTGCTGGCAGACGCCGTGCTCGCCGATCCAGGCACGGCGGTGGGGCGGCTGGAACTGCTGAGCGGGGCGGAGCGGCGGCAGGTGGTGGCGGAGTTCCAGGGTGCGGCGGGCGAGTGGGCGTCGGGCCGGACGCTGGTGAGCTGGTTCGAGGCGCAGGTGGCGCAAACGCCGGACGCGATCGCGGTGAGCGGCGAAGGCGCGGCGTTGAGTTATGGGGAGTTGAACGCGCGAGCGAACCGGCTGGCATGGCGGCTGCGGCGGGCGGGCGTGGGGCCGGAGGCGCGGGTGGGGATGTATTTCGAGCGAACGGTGGACCTGGTCGTGGGGATCGTGGCGATCCTGAAGGCGGGGGGAGCGTATGTGCCGTTCGATCCGGTGTACCCGGCGGAGCGGATCGGGTTCATGCTGCGGGACGCAGCGCCGCGGGTGTTGTTGACGCAGCAGAAGCACGAGGCGTTCTGCCGCGGGCTGGTGGCGGACGGGACGGAGCTGGTGTGTGCGGACGATCGGTCGCTCGTCGGCGAGCGGACGGACAACCTCCGCGTGGACGTACGGCCGGAGCAGGCGGCGTATGTGATCTACACGTCGGGCTCGACGGGGCAGCCGAAAGGCTGCGTGGTGGAGCATCGGCAGGTGGTGCGGTTGTTCGAGGCGACGCAGGCGTGGTATCGGTTCGGACGAGAGGACGTGTGGACGCTGTTCCACTCGTATGCGTTCGATTTTTCGGTGTGGGAACTGTGGGGCGCGCTGCTGTATGGCGGACGGTTGGTGGTGGTGCCGTTCGAGACGAGCCGGTCGCCGGAAGCGTTTTTGGAGTTGTTGCGACAGGAGAAGGTGACGGTGTTGAACCAGACGCCGTCGGCGTTCCGCGGATTGATGGCGGCCGACGAGAGTGCCAGGCCGGCGCCGCTTTCACTGCGGTACGTGATCTTTGGCGGTGAGGCGTTGGAGCCGGCGAGCCTGGCGCCGTGGTGGGAGCGGCACGGCGACGAGCAGCCGCAGCTGGTGAACATGTACGGGATCACGGAGACGACGGTGCACGTGACCTACCGGCCGCTGCGGCGGGCGGATGGGGAGAACGGCAGTGTGATCGGCCGGCCGATTCCGGACCTGCGGTTGTATGTGCTGGACGCGTTCCAGCAGCCGGTGCCGATCGGCGTGGTCGGGGAAATCTACGTGGGCGGAGCGGGCGTGGCGCGCGGGTACTTGAACCGGCCGGAGCTGACGGCGGAGCGGTTCGTGCCGGACCGGCTGGGCGGCCGGCCGGGGGCGACGCTGTATCGCTCGGGTGACCTGGCGCGGTGGCGCGCGGATGGAGAGCTAGAGTATCTGGGCCGGGCGGATCACCAGGTGAAGATCCGCGGGTTCCGGATCGAGCTGGGCGAGATCGAGGCGGCGCTGGCATCGCATCCAGCGGTGCGCTCCGCGCTCGTGCTGCTGCGCGAGGAGCGCGGCGACAAATCGCTCGCGGCCTACGTCGTGTGGCGCGGCGAGCCGGTCGCGCCGGCGGTGCTCCGGGCGCATGTCGGCGAGCGCGTGCCGGAATACATGGTGCCCGCGGACATCGTCGGGCTGGCGGCGTTTCCGCTGACGCCGAACGGGAAGGTGGACCGGCGGGCGTTGCCGGCGCCGGATGCTGCGGCGCGCGTGACCGCGAAGGCGTTTGTCGTGCCGAAGACTCCAGCGGAGATCGCCGTCGCGGCGATCTGGGCCGAGGTGCTCGGCGTGGCGCGGGTGGGCGCGGAGGACAATTTCTTCGAGCTGGGCGGGCACAGCTTGAAGGCCACGCAAGTCGTGGCGCGACTGCGCGCGTCCTACGGAGACGTGGTGACGATCGCTGACGTGTTCCGCTGTCCGACGGTGGCGAGCCTGGCCGCGCGCGTGGCCGCCGCGCCGCGAACGGCTCCGGCGCCGATTGCGCCGGCGACGGCCGAGGAACTGGAGATGCTGAATGAGTGA